The nucleotide sequence AGACTAAAAAAAGAGGCTTCGAAAAAATATTTTTTTGAACGCAGAAAATTAATTAACGATGAGACACGGAAGCAAAGTAAATCATTTAAGTAGAACAGCCAGCCACCGAAAAGCACTGATGGCAAACATGGCAAGCTCGCTTATCAAACATAAAAAAATAAACACAACACTTGCAAAAGCAAAAGCATTGCGCGTTTACGTGGAGCCTCTTTTGACAAAATCAAAAGAAGATTCGACACACGCAAGAAGACACGTGTTTAGCTATTTGCAAGACAAAGACGCAGTAACGACTCTTTTCAGAGATATCGCTGTAAAAATTGCTGACAGACCAGGTGGATACACACGCATCTTGAAAACAGGAAATCGTTTGGGAGATAATGCAGAAATGTGTTTCATCGAATTGGTAGATTTCAACGAAGCAATGTTAGCCGGAAAAGATACCGCTAAAAAAGCAAAAACAACTCGCAGAAGAAGCACCAAGAAAAAAGTAACAGGCGTAGCTGATGCGGAAGTAGAAGCAACAGAAGTTGAAGGCGATGTAAAAGAAACAAAGCCGAAAAAAGCAGCTAAAAAAAGTGAAGACGAAACAAAAAGCGAGTAATGTTTAAAAATAAATTTTAAATCAAGAAAAGGATAAAGTATTTTTGCTTTATCCTTTTTTTATGCA is from Bacteroidia bacterium and encodes:
- the rplQ gene encoding 50S ribosomal protein L17; translated protein: MRHGSKVNHLSRTASHRKALMANMASSLIKHKKINTTLAKAKALRVYVEPLLTKSKEDSTHARRHVFSYLQDKDAVTTLFRDIAVKIADRPGGYTRILKTGNRLGDNAEMCFIELVDFNEAMLAGKDTAKKAKTTRRRSTKKKVTGVADAEVEATEVEGDVKETKPKKAAKKSEDETKSE